AACCGGCGTTATGCCTTTAGATATGCCTGAGTCAGTATTAGTTCGCTTTAAAGGTGAAATGCAACCGGGTATTACGCTGCGCGATTTAGTGCATGCTATTCCTTATGTTGCTATTCAGAAAGGCTTATTAACAGTTGCTAAGAAAGGTAAGAAAAACGAATTTTCTGGCCGTGTATTAGAAATTGAAGGCTTACCACACTTAACGGTTGAGCAAGCATTTGAGCTGTCTGATGCATCTGCTGAGCGTTCTGCTGCGGGTTGTACTATTAAGCTGTCTGAAGAGTCGATTGCTGAATACTTACAATCAAATATCGTGATGCTTAAGTGGATGATTTCTGAAGGTTACGGTGATGTGCGTACTATTGAGCGTCGTATTCAAGCGATGCAAGCATGGTTAGCTAACCCTGAACTGATGTCTGCTGACCCTGATGCTGAATATGCTGAAATTATCGAAATTGATTTAGCCGATATTAAAGAGCCAGTGTTATGTGCGCCAAACGATCCTGATGATGCGCGTTTATTATCAGAAGTTGCTGGCGATAAAATTGACGAAGTGTTTATTGGTTCGTGCATGACCAACATTGGTCACTTCCGTGCCGCGGGTAAATTATTGGAGAACTTTAAAGGCCAATTACCAACGCGGTTATGGATAGCACCACCGACTAAGATGGACCAAGCGCAATTAACCGAAGAAGGCTATTACAGTATCTTTGGTAAAGTAGGCGCACGTACTGAAATGCCAGGTTGTTCGTTATGTATGGGTAACCAAGCCCGCGTAGCGGAGAACTCAACGGTTGTTTCTACCTCAACGCGTAACTTCCCGAACCGTTTAGGTCAGGGTGCTAATGTTTATTTAGCCTCAGCTGAACTAGCAGCAGTGGCGTCAATTATTGGTAAATTACCTACTGTTGCTGAGTATTTAGAATACGCAGCAAAAATTGATGCAACAGCGGCAGATACTTACCGTTACTTGAATTTCCATAAAATGCCTGAGTACACTAAAAAGGCAGATAATGTGATTATTCAAAAAGCGGTTTAAGCTAATCGACTTGGTTTAAAACACTAGTTTTCAAAGGCCTGCAATTGCAGGCCTTTTTTATGTATTTCGCTTAGCAATATTCGCCAAGAGAAGGCATTGGCTGTCACCGTGACAAAGCGATATACTTTCACATCAATTGTTTTGAGACCAATATTTTGGAATACGATTTTACTTATCAGCGCGACACGCGGCAATTTGGCTTGGTATTAGCGCCTGAATACCAAATTTTAGCGACTTTTTTAGTTGAAGAGTTTGCTGCAAACGGCTCGGCGATAACCCAATTACTGCAACAACTAACAGCGTTAACCCCGCAAGACGAATGGCGCTACCAAGGCAAGGAGTTTGTGCTTGAAGTTGAGCAAGCCGAAGTGTTGTTACAACATAATAGCTTACTGCACAATGACGCCAGCGCATCCGAACAGCAATTGCTACTAGAAGAGCAATTGCAACTGGATGAACACGGTTTAAGTTGTCACTGTGGTTTAGAGGATTTTGTTAAACTACTGCAAGATTGGCATAGTTTTATTACTGAGTAATTTGTTGCTCGATCTGCCAACGCTGCATTTCATACAGTCGAGATGTACTGCGTTCAAAAGCAAAGGCCAGTTGTTTGGCTTGGTATAGATCTGCAATATCAACCTCAGCACTAAGCAGTAATAAACAGCCTTTATCGTAACATTCATCAACTAAGGCAATAAACCGCCGCGCCTCATCGTCCATTTTACTAACAAAATATTCTTTATGCTCACGCTGATATTGATCCTCAACGCCATGTACTATGGCTTTTTCAGCTAAATAACTAAACTGCGGTACTTGGTGCACTGCTATGGCTTTATATTGTGCCGCCAGCTGCATATAGTCTAATTGGCTACGCGGACCGTGGCATAACGCCATAAAGTCGAAGCCGATGACGTACTCATTGCGCCATAAACAATCAATGCTGCGTTGTTGCACGCTAACTTGCTGGCACGCTTGAACTGGACCAAATAACTGCTGACTAAGTCGCTGTAATTGCGTTGCAGAGCCATGTTGTAAGTAATAGGGCTTAGGACTATTTTCGCTACGGCGATAGTCGATACCGTTATCTAAATTAATTAGCTGACAATAGTGTTCTAATAAGCTGATAGTGGGCAAAAAGCGTTGGCGTTGTAAGCCATTTACATACAGTTGGCTAGGGGGCGCATTGGACGTCGTTACCAGCAGTACGCCGTGGCTAAATAAGGCCTGCCATAAAGTGCCTAACAACATAGCATCACCAATATCATTAACAAAAAATTCGTCAAAACACAGCACTTTATATTGTTTGGCCCAATTTTTAGCAATCTGCTCTAGCGGATCAGCTTGGCCGGTTAAGCGATCTAACTCTTTATGTACTCGCGCCATAAAGTGATGAAAATGCAGCCGAATTTTTTGTTTGATTTTTAAATGCTGATAAAAACTATCCATTAACATGGTTTTGCCGCGGCCAACCGGACCGTAAATATAGATACCTTGGCGCGGGGTTTCGCCAGCGTTTAATTGCTGAGCTAATAATTGTAATTGCTGAATTAATTGATATTGCGCTTCATCGTAACGTAAAGCCGTGGTTTCGATTTGTTGCTGGTACTGGGCTAACACTGCAGCTGCGACTCCTAAGCAATAAATTAAAAAGTTGGGCTATTATAACATTTATAGTTTAAGTTGCTGAGTTGCGTCGACAGGGAGTTGATGATGGCTAACAATGATTAATAGGCCCTGTTTTTGCCGAGCAATTAACGCCTGTAATACCTGCTGCATCGTTGTTGGATCTAAGCCTGCAAAGGGTTCATCTAACAATAGGATAGGCCGCTGAGTGAGTAGCAAGCGCGCTAAAGCTATACGTCTTGCCTGACCACCTGAGACTTGAGCCCCATATTCGCCTAAAGCGGTATTAAGTTGGTCGGGTTGCGCCTTAACCCAGTCGGTTAAGCTAACTTCGGCTATGACTTGCCACAGTTGTTGCTCGGTTGCCTCTGGTGCCCCTAAGCGTAAATTTTGCGCTAGGCTAAGATCAAATATGTCTAATTGCTGCGGTAAATAGCCAATAACATTTTGTAGCTGCCAAGCGGTATAAGGCTGGTTATTTAATCGTATGTCACCACTACAACTAAGTTGATTGGCCAGCACTTGCAGTAAAGTAGATTTGCCACAGCCAGAAGTACCACTAATGTGTAACACTCGCCGAGAGTTTGATTCCGTACTTAATTCCGTGCTTAACTCATTATCTAGCTCAGTATCTAAATCACTAACTAGCATAAAGCTAACATTGTCAGGTCCAGTTAACGCACCACTTTGCCGGGCACTAAGCTGTTGCACGGATAACTGCCAAGGCCCTGTTGGCACAGCTTTGGCGTTAGAATGAGTTTGTATATGATCAGGTGCATGGGTTTGAGCTTCAGCAGGCTGGGCCAGTTGATTAACCCGATCTCGCGCCGCTATGCTTAAACCTAAAGCGATAAAACTTTGGCATAACGGGGTTAAAGCTTCATTTAAAGCCCAAAGTGCTAACAAGGCGGCGAGTAATAACGGGACGGTTAATTGTGCCGCAGCCACTAATATTATGCCTTGCCATAATATCGCCAACATAGCCCCAGCCAGCAGCAATTGCTGGACTAGGTTAGCCAAGCTGGTCAGTTGTTGTTGTTTTAACTGTAATTGTAAGTAGCGTTGATCGGTGCTGCTAAAACGGTTTGCTGCTTCATCCCAACGTTGCCACAGCAATAGCGGTGTCATCATAGCTAAAGGCTCCAGCAATTGTTGCCGTCTTATGCCGGCTAAATTAGTATCTTGTTTTGCTAGCTTTATGCCCGCTAATAAGGTGAATAAGGGCACGACTAACCAAGCTAGTAACAGAGGGGCAAGCGCATAATAGGCTAAGCTGGGCGCCAGTAAATACCAAAATAAAATCACCAGTAGACTCAGTAAGCTGGCCCATATCCAAGGCGCGATAACTTTAAGCGGGAATAAATCTAATAAATCGATATCTGCGACTAAACGCTGCAGTACTTGTGCAGACCCTTGGGCTGAGCCTGGCGCTGAACCTTGGGCTTGACTATTGGTTTGGCTATGGCGCTGAGTTTTTTGTGTCGCTAGCAAGCGAAAGCTATCCACCCGTAAATCTTTTAATAAACCCAGCGCAGCATAATGTGAGGTTAAGCGCTCGGCATAGCGCCCAGCGGTGCGACTAATTGCACATAGCCGAATAATAGCGGCGGGTCTAAAATAATCAAAGCCGTAAGCGGTAGCACTGGCTAAGCCGGCTAATGCCGCGGCACTAATAAACCAACCTGACAACGCCAACAACGTTGCGCCGGCCAAAAGGGTAATAAAGCCTAATAAGATAGCTAACGACCAATTACCAAGCCGACGATGCATAATATTGCGCAAGCTAATTAATTTTATATTTTTATTAAGGCTCTGAGTTGGCTTAGATTGCGCCATCTGGCACCTGCTGTGATAAAGATTGTGCTGAGGAAGATGCTAGCTGGGGCAGTTGTATTATGCTATCGGCCCAGTCTAGGCCAGCGCTGTGATGACTGACTAAGATTACCGTTTTGCCTTGGCTTAACTTGCCTAATAGCTGATGAATACGCAGGGCGGTATCGGGATCTAAATGGGCGCTTGGTTCATCTAATAACCACAAGTTGGCATTACGCAAAAGCAATTGGCTAATGGCGAGACGCTGCAATTGCCCTCCAGATAAGCCTAATCCCCGTTCACCTAAAGGCGTGGCTAATTGCAGCGGTAGTTGCTGAATAAGCGGCCATAACTCCACTTGTTGTAATACCGCTATTAATTGCTGATCGCTAGCCTGAGCATTAGCTAAGCGTAAATTATCAGCAATGCTGCCGGCCATAATGGCGCTGGTTTGAGCTAAGTAACCTAGCTGTTGCTGCCAATGTGTTCGGCAAAGCTGGCTTAAATTTTGTTGGTTAATACTTACTTCACCTTGATATTGAGTAAAGCCAAGTAAGGTTTCTAATAAGGTAGATTTACCACAACCGCTGGCGCCTTGGATCACGATGCGTTGGCCAGCAGCTAAGGATAAATGAGCCAAGTCTAAGCGGGGCCGATTATGCTCACCTAGGACACGTAAATTACTAATCGTAATCGTAGGCGCACTATTAAACTGCAGTAATTGCTTACCCGTATGCTCCCATACTTTTCGCTGCAATAAGGGTTGTAGTTCTGCTACTGCCGCTAAAGCCTGAGCTTTAGCATGATAATCTGTGCCTAGTTGGCGCAAAGGTGCATAAAACTCAGGCGCTAATAATAAAATAAATAGCGCACCTTGGTAGGGCACAGGGATCTCACCTTTGGCCCAAGGTAAAATACCTAATAAGCCCAAACCAAGATATACGGCTAATAAGGCAATGGCTAATGACGCAAAAAACTCTAATACTGCGGTGGATAAAAAGGCTAAGCGTAGGACTTTCATGCTGCTACTGCGATAACGCTCAGCAGCACTGGCAACGCTATTAGTGGCGCGAGTGGTTGCTTGTAAATGTTGGATAGTGGCCATACCGCGCATTAAATCTAAAAAGCGACTGCTCATACGACTTAGCACTTGTAATTGTTGTTGACTGGCGCTGGTTGCTGCATTACCCAACAACACCATAAATATCGGTACTAAAGGCGCAGTAACCAGTAATAAAACCGCCGCTAATTTGCTGTAATATAAAATAGCGAAAAACAATAAAATAGGGCTAATTAATACTAAATAGCGCTGCACATAATATCGACTTATAAAGCCGTCTAAGGCATCTACGTGCTCTAAAACTTGGCTGGCTAAACTGCCATCTGCAGCATATTGATTTTTTGCGCTGCCACTACTGGCAATAGTGTTTAGCAGTTGGCTGCGTAATGCAGCGCGACAACGTTGACTGGCTATTAAGCTAAGTTGCTCGCGGCAAAACTGCAGTAAGGGTCTGGCCAATAAACACAGTAACAACAACGGTAAAATAGCCAGCAAAGCGTTGGTATCAAGCGTTTGTTGCCTAAAGCTAGCCGTTAACCATTGGCTAAACACTTTGGCTAATAAATAGCATTGCAGGACAAAAAATACCGCATGTAAAATTGCCAGAAATAATGCGCTGTGTAATAACCAACTTTGCGGTGCCAGTAGGGCATTTAGCTGTTGGCTGGCACCGACAGTTGTTTTCTCACTGGGCTTATCGCTAGGCTCAGTCAGTTTGATCTTCTTCACCCTCGTAGCCGTTAAACTCCAGCCACATAGCGTTAATAATGCCAAATGAGCAAGCTAATAACACCCCTAGGATCCAGGTAAAATACCACATAAATTATCCTATTAATTAATATAGAGAGTGGGAGTTGTCGCGTACATGCTGCTCATTTAACCGGCCACGCATAACAAAGTAGCTCCAAGCGGTATACGACAGTACGATAGGCACAAACACGCAAGCAACAACAAACATAATTTGTAATGAGGTTTGACTGGCCGTAGCATCCCACATGGTTAAGCTATGTGCTGGCATGCTACTAGAGGGCATAATAAACGGAAACATACTAACACCCGCGGTTGCTATCACCATTGTTAGCGCTACGGCTGAGCTAAGGAATGCCAGTAAATGCCGTTTAGTGGCACTGGATAAAGCACATACCATAAAGCTTAATACGCCTAAAATCGGAATTAAGCTTAACCAAGGCCATTTAGCATAATTGTTAAACCAGGCAGCAGCACTAATCACTACAGTTTTTTCGGTAGTACGATTGATGCCATTAGTATCAATAATACTGGTCACGCTATAACCGTCTATACCGTAATATAACCACAGCCCTGCTAACACGAATAACACAGCACAACTTGCGGATAACAGAGTTGAGATTCTTTCACTGCGGGCTTTTATGTCGTCTTCGGTTTTAAGCTGTAAGTAAGTGGCACCATGATTAACCAACATTAAAAAACTAAACAGCCCGACAAATAACGCAAACGGGTTTAGTAGGTCGAAAAAACCACCGGTATAATGTAAGCGTAAAATATCATCAAAATAAAATGGCACGCCTTGTAATAAATTACCAAAAGCGACACCAAATAACACTGCCGGTACGGCAGAGCCGATGGTTAATGCCCAATCGCATTTATTTCGCCAAGCGTCATTATCAATTTTTGCTCTATATTCAAAGCCAATTGGCCGGAGAAACAAGGCAAATAAAGTTAGCATCATCACGAAATAAAAGCTGCTAAATGCGGCTGCATACACCGTTGGCCAAGCGGCAAAAAGAGCACCAATAGCGGTAACTAACCAGACTTGGTTACCATCCCAATGCGGGGCTATGCTGTTGATCATTACGCGCCGTTGGTCGTCATTTTTACCAATCAGTTTTAGCAGTACAGCTACACCCAGATCAAAGCCATCAGTAATAACGAAACCTATTAATAGTACACCTATTAGTAGCCACCAAATAAATCGTAATACTTCATAGTCCATGATTAATCCCCTTTAAGCTCAGTCGCTGCATGCTCTAAATCGTACTTGCCGGTATGTAATGCTGCGGGGCCAATCCGAGCATATTTAATCATCAACCATATTTCGATAATAATAAAAATGGTATACAGCACCATGATGGAGCCCAGACTAATTAACAGATCATTAACCGTGAGTTGGGATACCGCCATATGGGTAGGCAATATTTCACCAATTGCCCATGGTTGGCGGCCGTATTCTGCCACTAGCCAACCTGCTTCACTGGCAATCCAGGGTAAAGGTAGACTGAAAATAGCAAACTTAAGTAGCCATTTGGGTTTATTCACCGTGCGTTTTGCGCTGTGCCAGAATGCCAAAATAAATAGTAATAGCATTAACATACCGCACGCAACCATCACCCTGAAGCTCCAAAATAGTGGCCATACTTGTGGCACAGAGCCTTCAACGGCTGCAGCAATTTGCTCTGGGGTGGCATTGGCAACATCATCAGTAAATGCGGTTAATAGCATGCCGTAGCCTAAGTCGTCTCTAAGCTCGTTAAAGCGATTAACAGTGACGGCTGACTTATCACCCTGCCGATATTGCTGCATCAGCACATAGGCTTCTTGACCGCGAATAATGCGCTCTAAATGCTCACGCTTTAACTTATCTAAGCCTTTTACTTCTTCGGTTAACGAACGCGTGGCGATAAGGCCTAATACGGCGGGAATTTTAATGGCGTAATCAGTGGTTTGGGTTTCGGCATTAGGCAAGCCAAACAGGGTGAAAGGAGCCGGTGCAGGGTGGGTATTCCATTCGGCTTCTATCGACGCTAATTTTACTTTTTGTACCGCCCCAACTTCATAACCTGACTCATCACCTAGTACAATAACGGATAATACGCTGGCTAAGCCAAATGCTGCAGCAATAGCAAAGCTGCGCCGAGCAAACGCGATATTGCGACCTTTTAATAAATACCAACTAGAGATGGCTAGGACGAAGATAGCCCCAGTGACATAGCCCGCTGACACGGTATGGACAAATTTAACTTGCGCTACCGGATTAAAAACAACTTCACTAAAGCTACTAAGCTCCATACGCATGGTATCAATATTAAATTGAGCACCTACCGGGTTTTGCATCCAACCATTAGCTATTAAGATCCATAATGCAGAGAGATTGGTCCCCAAGGCCATAAGCCAAGTAACAATTAAATGCTTCTCTTTACTTAACCTATCCCAACTAAAGAAAAATAAACCAACTAAGGTTGACTCTAAAAAGAACGCCATTAAGGCTTCAATGGCTAAAGGGGCGCCAAAGATATCACCGACATAATGAGAATAATAAGACCAATTGGTGCCAAATTGAAACTCCATGGCTAAACCGGTAGTAATGCCTAAAGCAAAGTTAATACCAAACAATTTACCCCAAAACTTGGTCATATCACGATATATAGTTTTGCCAGTCATGACATAAACTGACTCCATTATCGCCAAGATAAAGGTCAAACCAATGGTTAAAGGAACGAATAAGAAGTGGATCATTACCGTAAAGGCGAATTGAAATCGTGATAGGTCGACTATGTCCATCTGCATACTCCAGGTGCGCAGTTAAAAGTAGGTCATAACACACTGGATGTATGACATTACTAATATACTCCGATGATATTGCTATGCAAAGCATAGCGTAAAATGAGTAACCGCCTAGAGTTGGTAGATTAAAACTAACGTTTACGGGCTAAAAAGCTATCGACACTTTGATTAGACGCCGCCAACATTTTACGACCTGCAGCATAGCTTTGCGTTAATAAAATAAACAAAATGTCGATGACTAACTCTTGTGCATTGCGCGCCAGTATTGACGATAAGCGTGCAGAGCCTTCATCAGCGACGGTATATAAATTATGTTGAGCTAACCGCGCTATAGTATTATTGCCAAACGAAGTAATACTGATAATTTGTACGTTATTTTGCTTAGCTTGTTCAGTAATTTTTACACTATCAAAAGTTTCGCCCGATTCGCTTATAATAATAAGCACATCATTGGCCGCATAATTAGCAATATTGGCTAATTGAATATGGGTATCAGATTCTGCTAACGCCGCCATACCGAGTTTTTGTAATTTATACGAAAAATCTTTAGCTACTAAGGCCGAGCCGCCTTTGCCACACAGTAAAATTCGCTTAGCTGATTTTAATACCTGAGCCGCCTGCTCAAATTGCTTTTGATTATTTATGGCTTGAGTTTTTTGCAGCACATTAATTTTACTGGCTAATAGTTTTTTACTCATGGCAGTAAAATTATCATCTAATGATATTTCGCCATGTAGCTTGGGCATGTCAGCATGCTCTTGTCGATATAAGCTATCGGTAAGGGCAAATTTAAAATCAGGATAACCTTTATAGCCGAGTTTTTGAGTAAAACGCACCACACTAGCTTGGCTAATACCCACTTGCTGGGCCAGTTTTTGTGATGGCATATCACGAATTTGATCGGGATTAGCCAAAATATATTCGGCTAACTGCTGTTCGGCTCGGGGAAACTTTTCCCGTAACGCCTGAATTTTATCAAGTACTGACATTGGTTATTCCTTTATGACCAAAACTTATTGCCTTGTCGCTACCGTGACAGTGTATAAGATATTCAGCAAATTACGCAGTAAAATCCTGCGCTTATATATAAGCTTATATCAAAGTTTAAATCAGGTTATGCATAAGTTATGTAAATCGTAGCAATAATCTAAATAAAAAAGCCCGCGAATATTACTCAGCGGGCTTAGTTTAGTTCATCAAGTTTACAGCATAGGCCGATAACGTAATGAGATACCCATAGTGCGGCCAATCACATCATAATCACTGACGGCATTAAAATGGTTAGCACCTGCAGTAGGGGTAGGTGGCTGCTTATCAAACAGGTTATTAAAACCTGCCGTCACCGTTACGGCTTCGCTAAACTGCCATGATGCCGCTAAATCAATATAGTTTTGTGCGCTAATGCTAACACTAGGATCTGCTGCATATACTACGTCACCTATACGACGCCAGCCCAGTTGTACCGCTACGTCCTCTAAGCTCCAGTCAATGGTCATACGGTGCTTATAGTCAGCTTGCAATACGCTAGCAAAGTCACCCGAACAGGCATTACCGTATGTGCCCTTACAGTCGACTTCTGGCAAGGTGACGTTATTTTGCCGACGTTGCTTTGTAACAAAGTTGGCTTGATAAGCAAGATGTAACTTACCACCAATAGCGTCAGGAGCATCTAAACGATAGTTTACCGCAACATCAATACCGGCTTGTTTAATGGCCGCTAAGTTAAAGTCGTTAACAATAGCGGTTTTAATAAAGCCAGTATCAGCATCGCGCACTACTGCATCACACAGCGGATTGCCTGCTACGGGGTTATCGATATAACAGTTTTGTAATGCTGCGGCCGGTTGGATTTGGCTTACGGCATCGGTGATTTCAATATTGTAATAATCTACACTAACATCAAAACCGCTGAAATATTGTGGCGTATAAACGATACCAACAGTAGTAGATTCGGCTTGCTCAGGCTTAATGTTCGGGTTACCACCAAAAGTGTAACTTGCGCTGCTAGCATCGAAACTGCTGCCGACAGCAGGCGCGCCATAACGAGCACATTGTGCTGCGTCACCGGTGCCTAATAAGCATGGATCACCATCAAATCGACCAGCAAAGCGTGGTATAAATTGGTCGCTGGTTTGATCAAATAACGCT
The sequence above is drawn from the Rheinheimera salexigens genome and encodes:
- a CDS encoding MurR/RpiR family transcriptional regulator: MSVLDKIQALREKFPRAEQQLAEYILANPDQIRDMPSQKLAQQVGISQASVVRFTQKLGYKGYPDFKFALTDSLYRQEHADMPKLHGEISLDDNFTAMSKKLLASKINVLQKTQAINNQKQFEQAAQVLKSAKRILLCGKGGSALVAKDFSYKLQKLGMAALAESDTHIQLANIANYAANDVLIIISESGETFDSVKITEQAKQNNVQIISITSFGNNTIARLAQHNLYTVADEGSARLSSILARNAQELVIDILFILLTQSYAAGRKMLAASNQSVDSFLARKR
- the cydX gene encoding cytochrome bd-I oxidase subunit CydX, whose amino-acid sequence is MWYFTWILGVLLACSFGIINAMWLEFNGYEGEEDQTD
- a CDS encoding cytochrome ubiquinol oxidase subunit I; the protein is MDIVDLSRFQFAFTVMIHFLFVPLTIGLTFILAIMESVYVMTGKTIYRDMTKFWGKLFGINFALGITTGLAMEFQFGTNWSYYSHYVGDIFGAPLAIEALMAFFLESTLVGLFFFSWDRLSKEKHLIVTWLMALGTNLSALWILIANGWMQNPVGAQFNIDTMRMELSSFSEVVFNPVAQVKFVHTVSAGYVTGAIFVLAISSWYLLKGRNIAFARRSFAIAAAFGLASVLSVIVLGDESGYEVGAVQKVKLASIEAEWNTHPAPAPFTLFGLPNAETQTTDYAIKIPAVLGLIATRSLTEEVKGLDKLKREHLERIIRGQEAYVLMQQYRQGDKSAVTVNRFNELRDDLGYGMLLTAFTDDVANATPEQIAAAVEGSVPQVWPLFWSFRVMVACGMLMLLLFILAFWHSAKRTVNKPKWLLKFAIFSLPLPWIASEAGWLVAEYGRQPWAIGEILPTHMAVSQLTVNDLLISLGSIMVLYTIFIIIEIWLMIKYARIGPAALHTGKYDLEHAATELKGD
- a CDS encoding amino acid ABC transporter ATP-binding/permease protein codes for the protein MAQSKPTQSLNKNIKLISLRNIMHRRLGNWSLAILLGFITLLAGATLLALSGWFISAAALAGLASATAYGFDYFRPAAIIRLCAISRTAGRYAERLTSHYAALGLLKDLRVDSFRLLATQKTQRHSQTNSQAQGSAPGSAQGSAQVLQRLVADIDLLDLFPLKVIAPWIWASLLSLLVILFWYLLAPSLAYYALAPLLLAWLVVPLFTLLAGIKLAKQDTNLAGIRRQQLLEPLAMMTPLLLWQRWDEAANRFSSTDQRYLQLQLKQQQLTSLANLVQQLLLAGAMLAILWQGIILVAAAQLTVPLLLAALLALWALNEALTPLCQSFIALGLSIAARDRVNQLAQPAEAQTHAPDHIQTHSNAKAVPTGPWQLSVQQLSARQSGALTGPDNVSFMLVSDLDTELDNELSTELSTESNSRRVLHISGTSGCGKSTLLQVLANQLSCSGDIRLNNQPYTAWQLQNVIGYLPQQLDIFDLSLAQNLRLGAPEATEQQLWQVIAEVSLTDWVKAQPDQLNTALGEYGAQVSGGQARRIALARLLLTQRPILLLDEPFAGLDPTTMQQVLQALIARQKQGLLIIVSHHQLPVDATQQLKL
- a CDS encoding YacL family protein, translated to MEYDFTYQRDTRQFGLVLAPEYQILATFLVEEFAANGSAITQLLQQLTALTPQDEWRYQGKEFVLEVEQAEVLLQHNSLLHNDASASEQQLLLEEQLQLDEHGLSCHCGLEDFVKLLQDWHSFITE
- the zapE gene encoding cell division protein ZapE, with product MLAQYQQQIETTALRYDEAQYQLIQQLQLLAQQLNAGETPRQGIYIYGPVGRGKTMLMDSFYQHLKIKQKIRLHFHHFMARVHKELDRLTGQADPLEQIAKNWAKQYKVLCFDEFFVNDIGDAMLLGTLWQALFSHGVLLVTTSNAPPSQLYVNGLQRQRFLPTISLLEHYCQLINLDNGIDYRRSENSPKPYYLQHGSATQLQRLSQQLFGPVQACQQVSVQQRSIDCLWRNEYVIGFDFMALCHGPRSQLDYMQLAAQYKAIAVHQVPQFSYLAEKAIVHGVEDQYQREHKEYFVSKMDDEARRFIALVDECYDKGCLLLLSAEVDIADLYQAKQLAFAFERSTSRLYEMQRWQIEQQITQ
- the cydD gene encoding thiol reductant ABC exporter subunit CydD; the protein is MKKIKLTEPSDKPSEKTTVGASQQLNALLAPQSWLLHSALFLAILHAVFFVLQCYLLAKVFSQWLTASFRQQTLDTNALLAILPLLLLCLLARPLLQFCREQLSLIASQRCRAALRSQLLNTIASSGSAKNQYAADGSLASQVLEHVDALDGFISRYYVQRYLVLISPILLFFAILYYSKLAAVLLLVTAPLVPIFMVLLGNAATSASQQQLQVLSRMSSRFLDLMRGMATIQHLQATTRATNSVASAAERYRSSSMKVLRLAFLSTAVLEFFASLAIALLAVYLGLGLLGILPWAKGEIPVPYQGALFILLLAPEFYAPLRQLGTDYHAKAQALAAVAELQPLLQRKVWEHTGKQLLQFNSAPTITISNLRVLGEHNRPRLDLAHLSLAAGQRIVIQGASGCGKSTLLETLLGFTQYQGEVSINQQNLSQLCRTHWQQQLGYLAQTSAIMAGSIADNLRLANAQASDQQLIAVLQQVELWPLIQQLPLQLATPLGERGLGLSGGQLQRLAISQLLLRNANLWLLDEPSAHLDPDTALRIHQLLGKLSQGKTVILVSHHSAGLDWADSIIQLPQLASSSAQSLSQQVPDGAI
- the cydB gene encoding cytochrome d ubiquinol oxidase subunit II; amino-acid sequence: MDYEVLRFIWWLLIGVLLIGFVITDGFDLGVAVLLKLIGKNDDQRRVMINSIAPHWDGNQVWLVTAIGALFAAWPTVYAAAFSSFYFVMMLTLFALFLRPIGFEYRAKIDNDAWRNKCDWALTIGSAVPAVLFGVAFGNLLQGVPFYFDDILRLHYTGGFFDLLNPFALFVGLFSFLMLVNHGATYLQLKTEDDIKARSERISTLLSASCAVLFVLAGLWLYYGIDGYSVTSIIDTNGINRTTEKTVVISAAAWFNNYAKWPWLSLIPILGVLSFMVCALSSATKRHLLAFLSSAVALTMVIATAGVSMFPFIMPSSSMPAHSLTMWDATASQTSLQIMFVVACVFVPIVLSYTAWSYFVMRGRLNEQHVRDNSHSLY